DNA from Prosthecobacter fusiformis:
TTCACCGACTACACACTTGAAAAAACGGTGGACTCGCTCACTGCCGAGGCAGGGCCGGATCTGCTGACGATCATTTATCCGCCTTCACCGCCATCGTGGAGCCAAGGGCATTATCTGGGCACGAATGCCTCCGGGTTGGATGTGCTCGCCGTTTTGTATGGTGGCCTTCAGCAGGCATTGATTGCAGCCACCTTGTTTGTGACCTTCGTGTTTGTGGTCGGCATTTTTGTCGGTGGGGTGGCGGGTTACTTTGGGGGCTGGCTGGATCTCATCGCCCAGCGCCTCATCGAAATTTGGGGTGTATTGCCTTTCCTATTCGTCGTGATGATTGTCAGCTCCTTGATCCAGCCCACCCTGGTCATCCTGGTGGGCATCATTGCCATGTTTGGCTGGATGGGCACAGCCACTTACCTGCGCACCGCCACCTATCGGGAAAAAGCGCGGGATTATGTGGCTTCGGCCAGGTTGCTCGGGGCCAGCACGGGACGTGTGCTCTTTAAGCATATCCTGCCCAATACCATCGCCATTCTCGTCACCCTCGCCCCATTTGAAATCGCCGGCGTGATCACCTCCCTGGCCGCCCTCGATTTCCTGGGCTTTGGCCTACCGCCGGAGGTTCCAAGCTGGGGTCGCCTGCTGCATGAAGGTACGGAAAGCTTCAATTATCCCTGGATCGTTAGTGCAGCTTTCTCCGCCATGGTCGGCACTTTGATTTTGGTCACCTTTGTGGGTGAGGCTGTGCGTGAGGCCTTCGATCCGAAGAAATTTACCACTTACAGGTGATGAGCTTTTTACCTTCCATTCTCCGGGTCTCGTGCCTGGCCCTTCTGCTGGGTGCACCGGCCGTCCTGGCCGATGACGACCGCTTTCCGCCTTATGATAACACTGAGGAAGTGAAGGCTTTCTGGGCCTCAAAGCCAGACTTTTTTCAGTGGAAGACTCCTGCGGACCTGCCCGCAGATTTGAAGTGGGAAAACGGCGCAGACCTGCCAGAAATGGGAGATCCTGCGGCTAAAAAAGGCGGCGTGTTTCATGATCAGATTGACGGTTATCCCGCCACCTTTAGGTTCATCGGCCCGGATGCCAACGGCTCCTTCCGTGGCGAGCACTGGGACAACATTTATGTCTGGATTGTCCAGCCGCACATGAACGTCAGCGGCTGGGTGCCGGGCATTGCGGATGAATGGGCCATCTCTCCCGACAAGCGAACCATCTACTTTAAGCTGGACCCGAAGGCGACTTATTCGGATGGCGTGCCCATCACGGTGGAGGACTTCTTCATGACGTTCTTCATCATGCTCAGCCCGAATATCCAGGACCCTTGGTATAACGATTATTACTCCAAGGAGTTCACGGCCATCACGAAGTATGATGACCACACTTTTGCATTCACCATTCCTGAGCCGAAGCCGGATCCCCTTTGGTATGTGGGTGACTTTCCACCCTGCCCAAGACACTTTTTCAAAGAGTTTACAGATGACTTTCCTGCCCGCTATCAATGGCGGAAATCTCCCACCACCGGGGCTTATGAAATCTATCCTGAAGGAATGAAAAAGGGCCGTAGTGTCACCCTTTCTCGGGTGAAAAACTGGTGGGCCAAGGATAAGAAGCACTATCGCTACCGCTTCAATCCGGACTTTATCGAATACAAAGTCATCGGCAGCATGGACAAGGCCTTTGAGATGTTCCGCCAGGGGCAGATTGACTGGTTCGCCATGGGCCTGCCGCGCTATTGGTATGACAAGGCTGAAATCCCGGAGATCTACAATGGCTACATTGAGAGGCAGATTTTTTTCAATGACTATCCGCGTATCTCGCGCGGCATTTACATCAATCAAAGGAATCCTCCTTTGGACAATCTGGATGTGCGCATCGGTATCGCTCATGCCCTGAATTTCCAAAAGGTGATCGAGGTGGATTTTCGCGGGGATTACGTGCGCATGCGCAATACCTCAGCGGGTTTTGGCCGTTTCACCAACACCAATGTCCGCCCTCGGGAATACGATGTGGTGAAGGCGCGGCAGGCTTTTGCCAAAGGTGGTTTTGCTACTGCTGGCCGGGATG
Protein-coding regions in this window:
- a CDS encoding ABC transporter permease subunit — protein: MTPRTLGIALTIFAFLAALFRWLGFLVPVFKLPFLGGAWAGWILVSLCGLAGLRLLLKGQREWQFSPLTLKQFRRFRSLRRGYISFLILLSLAGGAALDNLIVGKRALVVSHAGSLYFPFLRSDVIPGKTFGLEYDAETNYRELKRVFEKEDKGWVLLPPVPYAPSLDSEDIIETLEKRTDGQVYQAGSKEAFNGRAYTVFKSKPEQKRQEFTYRAGLLQGEMRGWDAEGEQVERARYDHGQRVEFTDYTLEKTVDSLTAEAGPDLLTIIYPPSPPSWSQGHYLGTNASGLDVLAVLYGGLQQALIAATLFVTFVFVVGIFVGGVAGYFGGWLDLIAQRLIEIWGVLPFLFVVMIVSSLIQPTLVILVGIIAMFGWMGTATYLRTATYREKARDYVASARLLGASTGRVLFKHILPNTIAILVTLAPFEIAGVITSLAALDFLGFGLPPEVPSWGRLLHEGTESFNYPWIVSAAFSAMVGTLILVTFVGEAVREAFDPKKFTTYR
- a CDS encoding extracellular solute-binding protein, which gives rise to MSFLPSILRVSCLALLLGAPAVLADDDRFPPYDNTEEVKAFWASKPDFFQWKTPADLPADLKWENGADLPEMGDPAAKKGGVFHDQIDGYPATFRFIGPDANGSFRGEHWDNIYVWIVQPHMNVSGWVPGIADEWAISPDKRTIYFKLDPKATYSDGVPITVEDFFMTFFIMLSPNIQDPWYNDYYSKEFTAITKYDDHTFAFTIPEPKPDPLWYVGDFPPCPRHFFKEFTDDFPARYQWRKSPTTGAYEIYPEGMKKGRSVTLSRVKNWWAKDKKHYRYRFNPDFIEYKVIGSMDKAFEMFRQGQIDWFAMGLPRYWYDKAEIPEIYNGYIERQIFFNDYPRISRGIYINQRNPPLDNLDVRIGIAHALNFQKVIEVDFRGDYVRMRNTSAGFGRFTNTNVRPREYDVVKARQAFAKGGFATAGRDGVLVNSQGKRLSVTLSLPQGPFGPIALRLKEEALRAGLEIIVEEMDFTQLMKKSDQKNHELIFAGFGATLPYPRFWENYHSSNAWKVEPDGSKKIVPDTNNLTMTADPEMDVIIDQQRKAQTEDEVERLSWKLQEMVEEKCVSIPAWESPSYRFGYWRWIKWPKDGNFKNSQLPMDTHVHWIDEAVKEETLEARREGKSFGETIRVFDQYKQN